In Thiospirochaeta perfilievii, a single window of DNA contains:
- a CDS encoding manganese efflux pump MntP family protein: MSSLEIILIGIILALDAFAVSISCGLSKKEVTLKEKLKVSFFFGGFQAIMPIIGYYVGNILPFNIDSLDHWIAFSLLTLIGIHMIKESVDSTKQCKINMFRTKTLLLAAIATSIDALAAGFSIYLLDANIELLIISTGLITFVLSYLGVQLGKRLGHISGIKVDLYSGVILILIGIKIVIEHSFG; the protein is encoded by the coding sequence ATGAGTTCATTAGAGATAATTTTAATTGGTATAATATTAGCACTAGATGCCTTTGCGGTATCAATATCCTGTGGTTTAAGTAAAAAAGAGGTTACTTTAAAAGAGAAATTAAAGGTTAGTTTTTTCTTTGGGGGCTTTCAAGCAATAATGCCTATTATTGGTTATTATGTAGGAAACATCCTACCTTTTAATATTGACTCCCTTGATCACTGGATAGCATTTAGTCTTCTAACTTTAATAGGAATACACATGATAAAAGAGTCCGTAGACTCAACAAAACAGTGTAAGATAAATATGTTTAGAACCAAAACACTACTTTTAGCAGCAATAGCAACTAGTATTGATGCTCTTGCTGCAGGGTTCTCAATATATCTTTTAGATGCAAATATAGAACTTCTTATAATATCTACAGGGTTAATAACCTTTGTTTTAAGTTATTTAGGAGTACAGTTAGGTAAAAGGTTAGGACATATATCAGGTATAAAGGTTGATCTATATAGTGGTGTAATTTTAATATTAATTGGTATAAAAATTGTTATTGAACACTCTTTTGGGTAA